The proteins below are encoded in one region of Vulpes lagopus strain Blue_001 chromosome 10, ASM1834538v1, whole genome shotgun sequence:
- the E2F3 gene encoding transcription factor E2F3, with protein MPLQQQAKRRLELGESGHQYLSDGLKTPKGKGRATLRSPDSPKKKTRYDTSLGLLTKKFIQLLSQSPDGVLDLNKAAEVLKVQKRRIYDITNVLEGIHLIKKKSKNNVQWMGCSLSEDGGMLAQCQGLSKEVTELSQEEKKLDELIQSCTLDLKLLTEDSENQRLAYVTYQDIRKISGLKDQTVIVVKAPPETRLEVPDPIESLQIHLASTQGPIEVYLCPEETETHSPMKTTNQDHNGNIPKPPSKDLASTNSGHSDCSISMANLSPLASPANLLQQTEDQIPSNLEGPFVNLLPPLLQEDYLLSLGEEEGISDLFDAYDLEKLPLVEDFMCS; from the exons GCAAAGCGAAGGCTGGAGCTGGGAGAAAGCGGTCATCAGTACCTCTCAGATGGCTTAAAAACCCCCAAGGGCAAAGGAAGAGCCACACTGCGAAGTCCAGATAGTCCAAAAA AAAAAACACGGTATGACACATCACTTGGTCTGCTCACCAAGAAGTTCATTCAGCTGCTGAGCCAGTCCCCTGATGGGGTCTTGGATTTGAACAAGGCAGCGGAGGTGCTGAAAGTGCAAAAGAGAAGAATCTACGACATCACCAACGTGCTGGAAGGCATCCACCTCATTAAGAAGAAGTCGAAAAACAACGTGCAGTGGAT GGGCTGCAGTCTGTCTGAGGATGGGGGCATGCTGGCCCAGTGTCAAGGCCTCTCAAAGGAAGTGACCGAGCTCagccaggaagagaagaaattagATGAACTGATCCAAAGCTGCACCCTGGACCTCAAGCTGCTAACCGAGGATTCAGAGAATCAAAG GTTAGCTTATGTTACATATCAAGATATTCGAAAAATTAGTGGCCTTAAAGACCAAACTGTTATAGTTGTCAAAGCCCCTCCAGAAACAAGACTTGAAGTGCCTGACCCAATAGAG AGCCTACAAATACATTTGGCAAGTACCCAAGGGCCCATTGAGGTTTATTTGTGTCCAgaagagacagaaacacacaGTCCAATGAAAACAACCAACCAAGACCACAATGGGAATATCCCGAAACCCCCTTCCAAAG ACTTGGCTTCAACCAACTCAGGACATAGCGATTGTTCAATTTCTATGGCAAACCTTTCTCCTTTGGCCTCCCCAGCCAACCTCTTACAGCAGACTGAGGACCAAATTCCTTCCAACTTAGAAGGACCATTTGTGAACTTACTGCCTCCCCTGCTCCAAGAAGACTATCTCCTAAGCCTTGGGGAGGAAGAAGGCATCAGTGATCTCTTTGATGCTTATGATTTGGAAAAGCTCCCACTGGTGGAAGACTTTATGTGTAGTTGA